One region of Intestinimonas massiliensis (ex Afouda et al. 2020) genomic DNA includes:
- a CDS encoding thioesterase family protein: MSLTVGLKGRAETVVVYENTAAAVGSGLVPVFATPYMLALMENAAVNALTPHLAEGEGSVGTHLDVSHDAATPIGMKVWAECELIEVNGRALTFTVTAYDEAGVIGKGTHKRAVINVEKFLAKVGQKKAPETDVH, encoded by the coding sequence ATGTCGCTTACTGTTGGACTTAAGGGCCGCGCCGAGACCGTGGTCGTCTATGAAAACACCGCCGCTGCCGTGGGCTCCGGCCTGGTCCCCGTCTTTGCCACCCCCTATATGCTGGCTCTGATGGAGAACGCCGCCGTCAACGCTCTGACACCCCACCTGGCCGAGGGTGAGGGCTCCGTAGGCACCCACCTGGACGTATCTCACGACGCCGCCACCCCCATCGGCATGAAGGTTTGGGCGGAGTGCGAGCTTATCGAGGTCAATGGCCGCGCCCTCACCTTCACCGTCACCGCCTACGACGAGGCCGGCGTCATCGGCAAGGGTACCCATAAGCGCGCTGTCATCAACGTCGAAAAGTTCCTGGCCAAGGTCGGGCAGAAGAAGGCCCCTGAAACCGATGTCCATTGA
- a CDS encoding ABC transporter substrate-binding protein codes for MKKKLISLVLASASLLTLALTACGGGSAADPSKGEVNVYNWGEYIDMSVLDDFTAQTGIKVNYQTYDSNEAMYGKLAGGSGGYDVIIPSDYMIGQMIEEDMLEPLNFDNIPNFSDVDPSLKNPEYDPENLYSVPYMFGTLGIIYNTTMVEPGEDMETWDVLWNEKYAGDILMFDNPRDTIGIALKKLGYSYNTTDAAQITAAVDLLMEQKPLVQAYVMDDIFEKLEGGNAAIGVYYYGDFLTMYESNEDLAFALPREGTNRYVDAMCIPKGCENQENAEAFINFMCSTQAGLKNCEETWYSTPLLSVRKELDAEVVDDPFAYPDQDFMDNQCETFACLPAQIRTLYNDQWVRLMNN; via the coding sequence TTGAAAAAGAAGCTGATCTCCCTCGTGCTGGCCTCCGCCAGCCTCCTCACCCTCGCGCTTACGGCCTGCGGCGGCGGCAGCGCCGCCGACCCGTCCAAGGGTGAGGTCAACGTGTACAACTGGGGCGAATACATTGACATGTCCGTACTGGACGACTTTACCGCCCAGACCGGGATCAAGGTTAACTATCAGACCTATGATTCCAACGAGGCCATGTACGGCAAGCTGGCCGGCGGTTCCGGCGGTTACGACGTCATTATTCCCTCCGACTACATGATCGGCCAGATGATCGAGGAGGATATGCTGGAGCCCCTCAACTTTGATAACATTCCCAACTTCTCCGATGTGGACCCATCCCTGAAAAACCCGGAGTACGACCCGGAAAATCTTTACTCCGTGCCCTATATGTTTGGCACGCTGGGCATCATTTACAACACCACCATGGTGGAGCCCGGCGAGGATATGGAGACCTGGGATGTGCTTTGGAACGAAAAGTACGCCGGGGATATCCTCATGTTCGACAATCCCCGCGATACCATCGGCATCGCGCTCAAGAAGCTGGGATACTCCTATAACACTACCGACGCCGCTCAGATCACTGCCGCGGTGGACCTGCTGATGGAGCAGAAGCCCCTGGTGCAGGCCTATGTCATGGACGACATCTTTGAGAAGCTGGAGGGCGGCAACGCCGCCATCGGCGTGTACTACTACGGCGACTTCCTCACCATGTATGAGAGCAACGAGGACCTGGCCTTCGCTCTGCCCCGGGAGGGCACCAACCGCTACGTGGACGCCATGTGCATTCCCAAGGGCTGCGAGAATCAGGAAAACGCCGAGGCCTTCATCAACTTCATGTGCTCCACCCAAGCGGGCCTGAAAAACTGCGAGGAGACCTGGTACTCCACTCCCCTGCTCTCCGTGCGGAAGGAGTTGGACGCCGAGGTGGTGGACGATCCCTTCGCCTACCCGGATCAGGACTTCATGGATAACCAGTGCGAGACCTTTGCCTGCCTCCCTGCGCAGATCCGCACGCTCTACAACGATCAGTGGGTCCGTCTGATGAATAACTAA
- a CDS encoding ABC transporter permease, producing MLLVFLFLYAPILVLVVFSFNASKSKAVWAGFTLDWYRQLFQNDMILNALAVTLAVSALAAVISTVMGTAAAIGFRNLRRRFRSICLTVNNIPLTNADIITGVSMMLLFLLAISAWNGSLGQLTGVKWSMGFLTLLISHIAFDVPYVILSVMPKLSQLDPNIYEAAQDLGDHGFHAFYKVILPEIMPGVINGLIMAFTLSIDDFVISYFTAGSTTQTLSMVIYSMAKKRVSPEINALSTLMFLVVVALMVLVNLRQARQERMEKRRRAVLSAK from the coding sequence ATGCTCCTGGTATTTCTTTTCCTCTACGCCCCCATCCTGGTCCTGGTGGTCTTTTCCTTCAACGCCTCCAAGAGCAAGGCGGTGTGGGCCGGCTTTACCCTGGACTGGTACCGGCAGCTCTTCCAAAACGACATGATCCTCAATGCGCTGGCGGTCACACTGGCGGTCTCCGCCCTGGCGGCTGTGATCTCCACCGTCATGGGCACGGCGGCGGCCATCGGGTTTCGCAACCTCCGCCGCCGGTTCCGGAGCATCTGCCTGACCGTCAACAACATCCCCCTGACCAATGCGGATATCATTACCGGCGTGTCCATGATGCTGCTCTTCCTGCTGGCCATCAGCGCCTGGAACGGCAGCCTGGGCCAGCTTACCGGCGTGAAGTGGAGCATGGGGTTCCTCACCCTGCTGATCTCCCACATCGCCTTTGACGTGCCTTATGTCATCCTCAGCGTGATGCCGAAGCTCTCCCAGTTGGACCCCAATATCTACGAGGCCGCTCAGGACCTGGGCGACCACGGCTTCCACGCCTTCTACAAGGTCATTCTGCCGGAGATCATGCCCGGGGTCATCAACGGGCTCATCATGGCCTTCACCCTCTCCATCGACGACTTTGTCATCAGCTATTTTACGGCCGGGAGCACCACCCAGACCCTCTCCATGGTCATCTATTCCATGGCCAAAAAGCGGGTCAGCCCGGAGATTAACGCCCTGTCCACCTTGATGTTCCTGGTGGTGGTGGCCCTGATGGTCCTGGTCAACCTCCGTCAAGCTCGGCAGGAGCGCATGGAGAAGCGGCGCCGGGCGGTTCTGTCCGCCAAATAA
- a CDS encoding ABC transporter permease — translation MKSKAIAFPYVGWMALFVVAPLVIITVYAFTSDAGGFTLANFQDMAQYTAAFGRSFLLAAIATVICVLIGYPLAYFLARETSWVHRMATMLIMLPMWMNFLLRTYSWKFLLERNGLINTLFGLFGVGPFQMIDTQGAIVLGMVYNFLPYMVLPIFSVIEKIDPKVIEAAQDLGANDRTVFRRIVFPLSLPGVLSGITMVFIPSVSTFAISRLLGGSKTLLLGNLIDMQFLGSAYNPHLGSAISLVMMVIVLVCMAVMNRFGEGEEGVTVL, via the coding sequence ATGAAGAGTAAAGCCATTGCCTTTCCCTATGTGGGGTGGATGGCCCTGTTTGTGGTGGCTCCCCTGGTCATCATCACGGTCTACGCCTTCACTTCGGACGCCGGAGGCTTCACGCTGGCCAATTTTCAGGACATGGCCCAGTACACCGCCGCATTCGGCCGCTCCTTCCTGCTGGCCGCCATCGCCACCGTCATCTGCGTGCTGATCGGCTACCCCCTGGCCTACTTTCTGGCCCGGGAGACCAGTTGGGTCCACCGCATGGCTACTATGCTCATCATGCTTCCCATGTGGATGAACTTCCTTCTGCGGACCTACTCCTGGAAATTCCTGCTGGAGCGCAACGGCCTGATCAACACCCTCTTTGGCCTGTTCGGCGTGGGACCCTTCCAAATGATCGACACCCAGGGGGCCATCGTGCTGGGCATGGTCTACAACTTTCTGCCCTACATGGTCCTGCCCATCTTCTCCGTCATCGAGAAGATTGATCCCAAGGTCATCGAGGCCGCCCAGGACCTGGGCGCCAATGACCGCACCGTGTTCCGCCGGATCGTCTTTCCCCTGTCCCTGCCGGGGGTCCTCAGCGGCATCACCATGGTGTTCATCCCATCGGTGTCCACCTTCGCCATCTCCCGGCTGCTGGGCGGCAGCAAGACCCTCCTGCTGGGCAACCTCATCGACATGCAGTTTTTGGGCAGCGCTTATAATCCCCATCTGGGCTCTGCCATATCCCTGGTGATGATGGTCATCGTTCTGGTCTGTATGGCCGTGATGAACCGCTTTGGCGAGGGCGAGGAAGGGGTGACGGTCCTGTGA
- a CDS encoding ABC transporter ATP-binding protein: MSKELIRLSDCRMVFDDEVVLNSINLYINDKEFLTLLGPSGCGKTTTLRIIGGFQKPTSGDVFFDGVRINDVPPHRRQVNTVFQKYALFTHMNLFENVAFGLRIAKVPEKEIERRVNEALELVNLPGYGKRSVDSLSGGQQQRIAIARAIVNRPQVLLLDEPLGALDLKLRKDMQIELKKIQQQVGITFVYVTHDQEEALTMSDTVVVMDKGNIQQIGSPIDIYNEPKNAFVADFIGESNIIDGIMHADGVVGMYGKKFPCLDGGFAPNEAVDVVIRPEDIDIVSEEQGQLTGTVTEVTFKGMHYDIIVDFRGFKWLIQTTDFSPVGARIGVKIDPDGFHIMKKSAYSGKFGDYSSYSDEYDELSEDAEAGDEE; encoded by the coding sequence ATGTCCAAAGAACTCATCCGCTTGTCGGATTGCCGCATGGTGTTCGACGACGAGGTCGTCCTGAACTCCATCAACCTGTATATCAATGACAAGGAATTCCTCACACTGCTCGGCCCCAGCGGTTGCGGCAAGACGACCACCCTGCGTATCATCGGTGGTTTTCAGAAGCCTACCTCCGGGGATGTGTTTTTCGACGGTGTGAGGATTAATGATGTTCCGCCGCACCGGCGGCAGGTGAACACCGTGTTTCAGAAATACGCCCTGTTCACCCATATGAACCTCTTTGAAAATGTGGCCTTCGGCCTTCGCATTGCCAAGGTGCCGGAAAAAGAGATTGAGCGCCGGGTCAACGAGGCCCTGGAACTGGTCAACCTACCCGGCTACGGCAAGCGGAGCGTGGACTCCCTCTCCGGTGGGCAGCAGCAGCGCATCGCCATCGCCCGGGCCATTGTAAACCGCCCGCAAGTGCTTCTACTTGACGAGCCTTTGGGCGCCTTGGATTTGAAGCTGCGCAAGGACATGCAGATCGAGCTGAAAAAGATTCAGCAGCAGGTGGGCATCACCTTCGTCTACGTCACCCACGATCAGGAGGAGGCCCTCACCATGTCCGACACGGTCGTCGTCATGGATAAGGGCAACATCCAGCAGATCGGCTCCCCCATTGACATTTATAACGAGCCCAAGAACGCCTTTGTGGCCGACTTCATCGGGGAGTCCAATATCATCGACGGCATCATGCACGCCGACGGTGTGGTTGGGATGTACGGAAAGAAATTTCCCTGTCTGGACGGGGGGTTTGCTCCCAACGAGGCGGTGGACGTGGTCATCCGGCCCGAGGACATCGACATCGTCTCCGAGGAACAGGGCCAGCTCACCGGCACGGTCACCGAGGTCACCTTCAAGGGAATGCACTACGACATCATCGTGGATTTCCGGGGCTTCAAGTGGCTCATTCAGACCACGGATTTCTCCCCTGTCGGAGCCAGAATCGGCGTCAAGATCGACCCCGACGGCTTCCACATCATGAAAAAGAGCGCCTATTCCGGCAAGTTCGGAGACTACAGCTCCTACAGCGACGAGTACGATGAGCTCAGCGAGGATGCGGAGGCGGGCGATGAAGAGTAA
- a CDS encoding RluA family pseudouridine synthase, with product MKEYLVGKNDAGQRLDRWLGKTVPLLPVPLAQKYIRLKRVKRNGKGAKRDVRLCVGDVLQLYINDEFFDAPAPENAFLSVFKPQLDILYEDEHILLVDKRPGLVVHPDEHEYVNTLITHIQAYLYQKKEWDPRAEHAFTPALCNRIDRNTGGIVIAAKTAEALRIMNQKIKDRELEKYYLCVVHGRMTPSDGRLEDFLSKDEAKNQVTVHRSPVPGGRTAVTLYRTLAVRNGLSLMECELITGRTHQIRAQFAAAGHPLLGDGKYGKARENKKFDRKFQALYSYKLTFSFSTDAGVLNHLNGRSWQVEHVDFAEEYFPEYTRK from the coding sequence ATGAAAGAGTATCTTGTCGGAAAAAACGACGCCGGGCAGCGGCTGGACCGCTGGCTGGGCAAGACCGTTCCCCTTCTCCCCGTTCCCCTGGCGCAGAAATATATCCGGCTCAAGCGGGTCAAGCGCAACGGTAAGGGAGCCAAGCGGGATGTCCGCCTGTGTGTGGGCGATGTGCTCCAGCTCTATATCAATGACGAGTTTTTTGACGCCCCGGCGCCAGAAAATGCCTTTTTGTCCGTTTTCAAGCCGCAGCTGGACATCCTATACGAGGACGAGCACATCCTGCTGGTGGACAAGCGGCCCGGTCTGGTGGTCCACCCCGACGAACACGAGTACGTCAATACCCTCATTACCCATATCCAGGCCTATCTCTACCAGAAAAAGGAGTGGGACCCCAGGGCCGAGCACGCCTTTACCCCCGCCCTGTGCAACCGTATCGACCGGAACACCGGCGGCATCGTCATCGCCGCCAAGACCGCCGAGGCTCTGCGCATCATGAACCAGAAGATCAAGGACCGCGAGCTGGAAAAATATTATCTGTGCGTAGTTCACGGCAGAATGACGCCTTCCGACGGAAGGCTGGAGGACTTTCTCTCCAAGGATGAGGCCAAAAACCAGGTCACAGTCCACAGGTCTCCGGTGCCGGGGGGGCGGACCGCCGTCACCCTCTACCGCACGCTGGCCGTCCGGAACGGCCTGTCACTGATGGAGTGCGAGCTCATTACGGGACGGACCCATCAGATTCGTGCCCAGTTTGCCGCCGCCGGGCACCCTCTGCTGGGAGACGGCAAGTATGGAAAAGCCCGGGAGAATAAAAAATTTGACCGAAAATTCCAGGCGCTTTACTCGTACAAGCTGACCTTTTCCTTCTCCACTGACGCCGGCGTGCTGAATCATTTGAACGGCCGGTCCTGGCAGGTGGAACATGTGGATTTCGCGGAAGAGTATTTCCCCGAATATACACGAAAATAA
- a CDS encoding YceD family protein, whose protein sequence is MRLNLKDIIHVPGAMRPFSFRLDLSDLEFGGARPIGRPVTVEGRVRNMAGALVLEAEAKTVLDLTCDRCARPFAREKIVPIETLLATELADETNEDEIYLLDGDEVDLDEVATTAFVLAMDSKNLCSEDCKGICAGCGADRNVEPCRCKPEVDPRLASLAKLLEDKESE, encoded by the coding sequence ATGCGACTGAACCTAAAAGACATCATCCATGTTCCCGGCGCGATGCGTCCGTTTTCCTTCCGGTTGGACCTGTCCGACCTGGAATTCGGCGGTGCGCGTCCCATTGGCCGTCCGGTCACTGTGGAGGGCCGGGTGAGGAATATGGCCGGTGCCCTGGTTTTGGAGGCGGAGGCCAAGACCGTACTGGACTTGACCTGCGACCGCTGCGCCCGGCCCTTTGCCCGGGAAAAGATCGTCCCTATCGAGACGCTGCTCGCCACGGAGCTGGCGGACGAGACCAATGAGGACGAAATTTATCTCCTGGACGGGGACGAGGTGGACCTGGATGAGGTTGCAACCACAGCGTTTGTCCTCGCAATGGATTCCAAAAACCTCTGCTCAGAGGACTGCAAAGGCATCTGTGCCGGGTGCGGCGCCGACCGGAACGTCGAGCCATGCCGGTGCAAGCCCGAGGTAGACCCCCGGCTGGCATCTCTTGCCAAGCTATTGGAGGACAAAGAGAGCGAGTAA
- the rpmF gene encoding 50S ribosomal protein L32, with protein sequence MAVPKSKVSKQRRNKRRSSVWKLETPGLSKCPKCGAYRLPHRLCKSCMTYNGREFGKTEATEAKAN encoded by the coding sequence ATGGCAGTCCCTAAGTCGAAAGTATCCAAGCAGCGTCGGAATAAGCGCCGCAGCTCCGTGTGGAAGCTGGAGACCCCCGGCCTCAGCAAGTGCCCCAAGTGTGGTGCGTACCGCCTGCCCCATCGGCTCTGCAAGTCCTGCATGACTTACAATGGCCGCGAGTTCGGCAAGACCGAGGCCACTGAGGCCAAGGCCAACTAA
- a CDS encoding DUF512 domain-containing protein, which produces MSLTKIRSVDPDSPARRAGVRIGETLTEVNGHPIVDVLDYKFHTYDPRLILKLKEENGRERTVRVRKAEGEDLGLNFETYLMDRARSCANRCIFCFVDQMPPGMRETLYFKDDDARLSFLMGNYITLTNLSRRELQRIMDLHISPVNISVHATDPELRASLLKNHRAGECLSIMEQFARAGITMNCQVVSCPGINDGPALDRTLRELGGLYPAVNSVAVVPVGVTRFREGLCPIAPYTPAQAAEVIGQVERFADAFRREHGTALAWCSDEFYLIAGRDLPEKGYYEDLAQLENGVGMLRLLQGQAALALEDLEPDVAPSPFSIATGMSAAPFLQEIVDRIREKCGNIKGMVYPIRNRFFGETITVSGLITGRDLIEQLRGRDLGARLLLPANMLRTGEQVFLDDVTVEQVEAALGVPVIPVEADSGFDLVDAILGLTVELPAYRLPPEAEYYRYNP; this is translated from the coding sequence ATGAGTCTGACCAAAATCCGGTCGGTAGACCCAGACAGTCCGGCCAGGCGGGCGGGAGTACGGATCGGGGAGACCTTGACCGAAGTCAACGGCCACCCCATCGTGGACGTGCTGGACTATAAATTTCATACCTATGACCCCAGGCTGATCTTGAAACTGAAAGAGGAAAACGGTCGGGAGCGCACCGTCCGGGTGCGGAAGGCGGAAGGGGAGGACCTGGGCCTCAATTTTGAGACCTATTTGATGGACCGGGCCCGTTCCTGTGCCAATCGCTGTATTTTCTGCTTTGTGGACCAGATGCCCCCCGGCATGCGGGAGACGCTCTATTTCAAGGACGACGACGCCCGGCTGTCCTTCCTGATGGGTAATTATATCACATTGACCAATCTGTCCAGACGGGAGCTCCAGCGGATTATGGACTTGCACATCAGCCCCGTCAACATTTCCGTCCACGCCACGGACCCGGAGCTGCGGGCCAGTCTGCTGAAAAACCATCGGGCGGGGGAATGTTTGTCCATCATGGAGCAGTTTGCCCGGGCGGGGATCACGATGAACTGCCAGGTGGTCTCCTGCCCCGGCATCAACGACGGGCCCGCCCTGGACCGCACCCTGCGGGAGCTGGGCGGTCTCTATCCCGCGGTGAACAGTGTGGCCGTCGTTCCGGTGGGGGTGACCCGCTTCCGGGAGGGCCTGTGCCCTATTGCGCCCTATACGCCGGCCCAGGCTGCCGAGGTGATCGGGCAGGTGGAGCGCTTCGCCGACGCCTTTCGAAGGGAACACGGCACAGCTCTGGCCTGGTGCTCGGACGAGTTTTACCTGATTGCCGGGCGGGACCTGCCGGAAAAGGGCTATTACGAGGACCTGGCCCAGCTCGAGAACGGTGTTGGGATGCTGCGCCTGCTCCAGGGTCAGGCGGCGCTGGCCCTGGAGGATCTGGAGCCGGATGTGGCGCCGTCGCCTTTTTCCATCGCCACCGGAATGTCCGCGGCACCCTTTTTGCAGGAAATCGTTGACAGAATCCGGGAAAAATGTGGTAATATAAAAGGAATGGTCTATCCCATTCGCAACCGCTTTTTTGGGGAGACCATCACCGTATCGGGGCTGATTACCGGCCGGGACCTAATCGAGCAGCTCCGGGGGCGGGACTTGGGCGCGCGGCTGCTGCTGCCGGCCAATATGCTGCGCACGGGGGAGCAGGTCTTTCTGGACGACGTGACGGTGGAGCAGGTGGAGGCGGCGCTGGGGGTGCCGGTGATCCCGGTGGAGGCCGACAGCGGCTTCGACCTGGTGGACGCCATTCTGGGACTGACGGTGGAGCTCCCAGCCTATCGTCTGCCGCCGGAGGCCGAGTATTACCGCTATAACCCGTGA
- the der gene encoding ribosome biogenesis GTPase Der, protein MKPLVAIVGRPNVGKSMLFNKLCGQRLSIVEDTPGVTRDRLYAECEWCGRSFNIVDTGGIEPSADTEILSFMRRQAEIAIQNATVIVFLCDIKTGLTASDQEVANMLLRSRKPVVLAVNKMDQVGPTNPDIYEFYNLGLGDPIPVSAVHGHGTGDLLDACIQYFPPEEEEREEDDVIKVAVIGKPNVGKSSLVNRILGEERVIVSDMAGTTRDAVDSFFENKLGKYLFIDTAGMRKKSKVDDRIEKFSVLRATMAIERADVCLILIDANEGVTEQDTKVAGLAHEAGKACIIVVNKWDAVEKDDKTMDRMREDVRRDLAYMTYAPIVFISALTGQRVGRLFELINYVNDQASMRITTGMLNSVLADATARVQPPTDKGKRLKILYMTQVGIKPPHFVCFCNDAKLFHFSYQRYLENQIRNTFGLEGTPVRLTIRQKGDKEG, encoded by the coding sequence ATGAAGCCTTTGGTAGCTATCGTAGGCCGCCCCAACGTGGGCAAGTCCATGCTGTTCAATAAACTCTGCGGCCAGCGGCTGTCCATCGTAGAGGATACCCCCGGCGTTACCCGGGACCGGCTGTACGCCGAATGCGAGTGGTGCGGGCGCTCTTTCAACATCGTGGACACCGGCGGCATCGAGCCCTCGGCCGACACGGAGATTCTGAGCTTCATGCGCAGGCAGGCGGAGATTGCCATCCAGAACGCCACGGTCATCGTGTTCCTCTGCGACATCAAGACGGGTCTGACCGCCTCCGACCAGGAGGTAGCCAATATGCTCCTGCGCTCCCGTAAGCCGGTGGTGCTGGCGGTGAACAAGATGGACCAGGTGGGCCCCACCAATCCGGATATCTACGAGTTCTATAATCTGGGCCTGGGGGACCCCATCCCGGTCTCAGCCGTCCACGGACACGGCACCGGCGACCTTCTGGACGCCTGCATCCAATACTTTCCTCCGGAGGAGGAGGAGCGGGAAGAGGACGACGTCATCAAGGTGGCGGTCATCGGCAAGCCGAACGTGGGGAAGTCCTCTCTGGTCAACCGCATCCTGGGGGAAGAGCGGGTCATCGTCAGCGATATGGCGGGCACCACCCGGGACGCGGTGGACAGCTTTTTTGAAAACAAACTGGGCAAGTATCTCTTTATCGACACCGCCGGGATGCGGAAGAAATCCAAGGTGGACGACCGGATCGAAAAGTTTTCGGTGCTCCGTGCCACCATGGCCATCGAACGGGCCGACGTGTGCCTCATCCTCATTGACGCCAACGAAGGCGTGACCGAGCAGGACACCAAGGTGGCGGGACTGGCCCATGAGGCGGGCAAAGCCTGTATCATCGTGGTGAACAAGTGGGATGCGGTGGAGAAGGATGACAAGACCATGGACCGCATGCGGGAGGACGTCCGCCGGGATCTGGCCTACATGACCTATGCCCCCATCGTGTTTATCTCGGCGTTGACCGGGCAGCGGGTGGGCCGCCTGTTCGAGCTCATCAACTATGTCAACGATCAGGCCTCCATGCGCATCACCACGGGGATGCTCAACTCGGTGCTGGCCGACGCCACCGCACGGGTCCAGCCCCCCACCGATAAGGGCAAGCGGTTAAAGATTCTCTATATGACCCAGGTAGGCATCAAGCCACCCCATTTTGTCTGCTTCTGCAACGATGCCAAGCTCTTCCACTTCTCCTACCAGCGGTATCTGGAGAACCAGATCCGGAATACCTTCGGCCTGGAGGGGACGCCGGTGCGGCTGACCATCCGGCAGAAGGGTGACAAGGAGGGGTAG
- a CDS encoding glycerol-3-phosphate acyltransferase, giving the protein MLEFWLRLIAIAVIAYFCGCFNGAVIVSKYILRDDIRTHGSGNAGLTNFFRTFGGPLTFVVILTDVLKAVVAVWVGVLTVQYWGGGTIWAQEEIAFEIVKYWSGLFCLLGHMFPCMFGFRGGKGILSGGTVAFLLDWRLALLAWGGFLLLTLLTRYVSLGSIYAAASFPVGTWLFVSHDRMIMLLSLIITALILWKHRANFMRLIHGKESKLTFHKKKEGV; this is encoded by the coding sequence ATGCTGGAGTTCTGGTTGAGGCTGATTGCTATTGCAGTGATCGCCTATTTCTGCGGCTGCTTCAACGGGGCGGTCATTGTCTCCAAGTATATCCTGCGGGATGATATCCGCACCCATGGCAGCGGCAACGCGGGCCTGACCAATTTTTTCCGCACCTTCGGCGGCCCATTGACCTTTGTGGTCATCCTGACCGATGTGCTTAAGGCTGTTGTGGCCGTCTGGGTGGGTGTGCTGACTGTCCAGTATTGGGGCGGAGGTACAATATGGGCCCAAGAGGAGATTGCCTTTGAGATTGTGAAATACTGGTCCGGCCTCTTCTGCCTGCTGGGCCACATGTTTCCCTGCATGTTTGGGTTCCGGGGCGGCAAAGGCATCCTCTCCGGCGGAACCGTTGCCTTCCTGCTGGACTGGCGGCTGGCTCTGCTGGCCTGGGGCGGCTTTTTGCTGCTGACTCTTCTGACCCGCTATGTCTCGCTGGGCTCCATCTATGCCGCCGCGTCGTTCCCGGTGGGGACCTGGCTGTTTGTCAGCCATGACCGGATGATTATGCTCCTGTCGCTCATCATCACGGCGCTGATCCTCTGGAAGCACCGGGCCAACTTTATGCGTCTAATCCACGGGAAAGAATCCAAGCTCACGTTTCACAAGAAAAAAGAGGGGGTATAA
- a CDS encoding NAD(P)H-dependent glycerol-3-phosphate dehydrogenase — translation MKVSVIGSGGWGTALALLLLENGHDVTLWSYSEAESQILREKRENPVLKGVPLPETLRLTTDLACVRGCKVVVMATPSFAVRSTAHQLAPHLEPGTVLVSVSKGIEKDTSLCLTQVIAQEVGECYPVVALSGPSHAEEVGRRVPTAVVSASEDRAAAELVQDLFMNERFRVYASDDVIGVELGAALKNVIALCAGCCDGMGCGDNTKAALMTRGLTEIARLVVAMGGRKETVAGLAGVGDLIVTCTSMHSRNRRAGILIGQGTPPEQAVKEIGMVVEGYYAAVTATTLANKLGVEMPIAQAAYEVLYEGRDAHLVLTELMTREKKHELEDSWV, via the coding sequence ATGAAGGTATCGGTCATCGGCTCTGGCGGCTGGGGCACGGCGCTGGCGCTTCTGCTGCTGGAAAACGGCCATGACGTCACCCTGTGGTCCTACAGCGAGGCGGAGTCCCAGATCCTGCGGGAGAAGCGGGAAAATCCGGTGCTCAAGGGAGTGCCCCTGCCCGAGACGCTCCGCCTGACCACCGACCTGGCCTGCGTCCGGGGCTGCAAGGTGGTGGTGATGGCTACGCCCTCCTTTGCCGTGCGGAGCACCGCCCATCAGTTGGCCCCCCACCTGGAGCCCGGCACCGTCCTGGTTTCGGTCTCCAAGGGCATTGAGAAGGATACCTCCCTGTGCCTGACTCAGGTGATTGCCCAGGAGGTGGGAGAGTGCTATCCGGTGGTAGCCCTGTCCGGGCCCTCTCATGCCGAGGAGGTGGGACGGCGGGTCCCCACCGCCGTGGTTTCCGCGTCGGAGGACCGGGCGGCGGCAGAGCTGGTTCAGGACCTCTTCATGAACGAACGTTTCCGAGTCTATGCCTCCGACGACGTAATCGGCGTGGAGTTGGGCGCGGCGCTGAAAAACGTCATCGCTTTGTGCGCCGGCTGCTGCGACGGCATGGGCTGTGGCGACAACACCAAAGCCGCGCTGATGACCCGGGGGCTGACTGAAATTGCCCGGCTGGTCGTGGCCATGGGCGGCCGGAAGGAGACAGTAGCCGGCCTGGCTGGCGTGGGCGATCTGATCGTCACCTGCACCTCCATGCACTCCCGGAATCGGCGTGCGGGCATCCTCATCGGTCAGGGCACCCCGCCGGAGCAGGCCGTCAAGGAGATCGGCATGGTGGTAGAGGGCTACTATGCCGCCGTGACGGCCACGACACTGGCCAATAAGCTGGGGGTGGAGATGCCCATCGCCCAGGCCGCCTATGAAGTGTTGTACGAGGGCCGGGACGCCCATCTGGTGCTCACAGAACTGATGACCCGGGAAAAAAAGCACGAGCTGGAGGACAGTTGGGTGTAA
- the rpmB gene encoding 50S ribosomal protein L28: protein MAKCEFCDKGVTFGIQVSHSHRRSNRPWKPNVKRVKAIVNGTPKHVYVCTRCLRSGKVTRAV, encoded by the coding sequence ATGGCCAAATGCGAGTTTTGCGATAAGGGCGTTACGTTCGGTATTCAGGTGTCCCACTCTCACCGACGCTCTAACCGCCCCTGGAAGCCCAATGTGAAGCGCGTCAAGGCGATCGTGAACGGCACGCCCAAGCACGTGTACGTCTGCACCCGCTGCCTCCGTTCGGGTAAGGTCACCCGCGCTGTGTGA